ATGGGATTCACGAAAGGGGAAGTTACAGCATCATCTGGGATGGTCGGGATAATAACGGCCGGCGTGTGAGCAACGGTGTCTATTTTTATCGTTTGGATGCCGGAGGCGGACAAAAAACCATGAAGGCCGTTTTGGTTCAATAGCGGGAAATTACTTTAAAGGGCGCCTGATAAATCAAGGCGTTCTTTTAATTCCGGGTGACAGCATAGGAGCATAATGAAATATTTTGTTTTAATTATTACCTTACTTTTCGGCTCCGTTTTTTCGGGCGACAATTGTATTTCTGCCCAAGAGCTTAACTTTAAACTAAAGGACCTCAACGGCCTTAAGACGGAGCTGACGCAGGCTCTTAAAAAGGGGCCGGCGGTAATAAGCTTCTGGGCCACCTGGTGCCATCCCTGCCAGGATGAGCTGAGGCAAATTCAAAAAATGCATGAGGAGTTCGCCGACAGCGGATTGTCGTTCTTCGCCATTTCCATCGACGGGACAAAGGACCGGAACAGGGTCAAGGCGCTGATCAGGGGCAAAAACTTTACCTTGCCGGTGCTGCTGGATCCTGAACAGGAGGCCATGAGATCGTTCGGGCTGACTGAGGTCCCGGGATTGTTCATAGTTTCACCACAGGGGAAGCTGATTTACCGGCACACCGGTTATAAACCCGGAGATGAGAAGAATATCAGAGAAAAGATCGTTGAAACTCTCCGCCAGCAAACTGTC
This region of Candidatus Edwardsbacteria bacterium genomic DNA includes:
- a CDS encoding TlpA family protein disulfide reductase, translating into MKYFVLIITLLFGSVFSGDNCISAQELNFKLKDLNGLKTELTQALKKGPAVISFWATWCHPCQDELRQIQKMHEEFADSGLSFFAISIDGTKDRNRVKALIRGKNFTLPVLLDPEQEAMRSFGLTEVPGLFIVSPQGKLIYRHTGYKPGDEKNIREKIVETLRQQTVPPEAVKVDSLLFKAGGDSL